The stretch of DNA CAGTAGCAGAAAATGAAATGTGAGTTCTCCCTTCTAATCTTAAAGGCACCTAAAATAGATCATTCCACTCAATTACCACTTACAGTCATAGTATAACTAATGCATCTCTACAACTAAAACCTGAAGCCACAAAATGATGCAGTAATCAAATCTACACTTCCATAGAAGCAGACAGAGTCGATAcatgatacatatctggatatcCCTCACTCGCAAGAttgggcttctttgattcaaaggatttgaGAAGGAATTTTGGAGaattctaatccttaggaatttttcctatgtgggttgtttgattcgtaggattgcaAACCATATGAATTTTTCCATAGGATCATTTGCACTAGGTTTCATGGGAAAATATGCATCCACTTCAACCTCTTTGGAAGAATCCTCGGTTTTTCCTGTGCACAATCAAACATCCTCACAATCCTGTAGAATTAAAGATGACATGCCACTCTACTCCTACGTTTTTCCTATCTCAAAACTTTGGAAATCCTGCGGATCACAGAGGCCCTAAACGATGGCGGTGATATAATCTTTCAGATAAACTGATGATGCAGAGACTGGAGAGAACCTCGCTTTCCCTTGCAACACCACTATTTCTAACATTACATACCATGTTAGCACTGTGATAATATTTTTCAGTCACGCTCTTGAAGTGTCCCTAAAGGCTCTATGCTCCCTAGGAATAGAGCTCTGGGAGAGCTCCTGCGTTTTATTCTCGGAGTTGACCTCATATGTCAGTGAAAGGTCGTGGTATGGGCCCCTCCTGTCCCTGCAACCGCTGTTCCTGGGTTAGTCAAACTCCTCCCAGCGCTGCGTGTCGCTTCGCTCCCCTCCATTTTCCGCACGCCCAGGTTTCTCTCTTCGACTCCCCTATCTTTCCGGGAATATGGTAACTAATCCCGCAGAATAACTGAGCACCAGGTACAAAATATCCTGCTGATCGTAACCTGACATATCCATGGTAACAAATCCTACCTCTCTCTCTAAAAAAACAACAAATACTCCAGTGTAGACATTCATAATCAGGAGTATCTCACATAATGCATAACCCTGCTGATTATATATGCATTCGCATAATCAGATGTATAGCTTTTTTCAGGGCAATCAGGAGTATAAACTCTTGTAATATGTATTTCCCTTTTATTACTCTTATACATTATCAGGTCTATGTCATCCGGAAAATCTACATCTTCCTGGTTCCTACCTCTCTATTGCAACCTATAACTGAAGTACACTCTACCTTTAGAGCTAGACTGCAGAATTATTGTGCTGAAATTTCTAATGCAGGGAGCAAATCAGAAGTGTTCATTAGAATATCCAACAAGAACTTTATACAGTTCTCTCATGAAATCAAATGAGCCCCTATTGTCTTCTAGTTTTTCTTTTTCTACCATGTAATTCATATTAGTATAGTGCAGCCTTATTTGGTTAGCATGTAAATTGAGGTAAATACAAGGTGAACTCcaatattcaatagaaaagtggTTGCCTAGTAGTTCATTGTACATTAACCTATTAATTACATAAACCAACAGGTCGAATTGTCCATTGTACACCAGATTGTTCCTATCCCACCCAGTAATGGCTGGGCCCCAGTAGTGGAAGCAGATACATAGGATTATAGAACTGTGATACTCTCATACCCATACACCGGAAGGGGATAGCTTAAGTGCTTAACAGTGCGAACTATGAAATTGACACCAGCTGCCGATACGAGCAATCACATTTATTCCCTGCTACTTATCAGATAGTCCGACTTCCACTGAAAAGTGTGGCATTTCAGTAAACTTGTATTGAAAAGAAAATACCTTTTGCTTCTTTAGCCTCTCATTCTCCTCTTCTAAACGGGATACCTTGTTTTCGAGTTCATTGGTGTAGGCCTGTTGCAAATACAAGGTAAGTAATACTGAACCTAAGACAATTATGGAAAACTAAAGTAAGCATGTTGCAACATTTTTCAGATCACAGATCACATGAAAAGCCAAATTCAAACAAGTACCACTGATAACCCTTCATGAATGTTGATCTATAGTTAGAGCAAATAATTAGAGGGAAAAAAGAGAGGTCAAATATACCTGTTTCCTAGCCCTTGAACGTGCAGCCGACTCCCTATTCTTGATCATCCTCTTCTGCCTTCTCTCCACAAACTTATTGGGGACATCTCCTGATACACCACGCTTTCTCCCAGGTGTCTGAGAATCAGAGATTGGACTGATCATTGGTGATGTACTCTGGCCATCAGAGTAAGCAGACCCCAGAGTGGCACCAGGGCCAACAACATTCAGCGGCTGAGGGACAAACTGAATGGGCATATAAGCAGCTGGCACAATTTGCTGGCCATGCTGATGAGTGTCGATGGCTGCAGCTGCAATCTGCTGCTGGTAATGGCCTAACCACTGTGCTCCCGATGTCAAATCTGCGGCTCCGGCTGCTGTAGCCTCTCTCCCCACCAGACCCAAATTGCCAGCATCGCTCGTGTCCTTGAGAAATCCCTGGGAAACAACCCCTGCTTGGACCAAGAAATCCTCGAGTGTCATCTCCCCGAGTGTGGGCTGCCTCTCCCGCTTGCGCCGGCCACTCCCCTGGACACTCCTCTTGGGCGCATCCTGGATGCCCTTCCACACCTCATCCACCGTCTTCTTGCTGAGCTCGGTCGGCATCGTGATGCTGCCCTGGCGCAGGAGGCTTGAACTCGGCACATACTGGCTGGTGGTCGCGCCATCGGGCTCCATGTCGTCAGGAAACACGGTCCTGAGCAGCTCGTCGAGGTTCATGCTCTGCAGGGGCTCTCCCAGATGGTTCTGCACCTCGTCGAGGGTGAGGCTGTACAGAGACCCCTGCCTCGCCAGGCTCTGCACCTGCCCGCGCTGCGACGTCCcagcgtcgccgccgccgccggtgccGCGCCCGGGCTGTGACGCCATTTTCCGACTCCCCATGGATGGGCACACAGCCCTACCTCCGCCCGATTTCTGCCGCGGCGAGACCTCCGGGTTCAGGGGCCGGATCTACGGCGTGCCGGATGCGCGCCGGCGCGCCAAGGAGCTGCGGGGGTCAGTGCGGTGTAACGAATCACCGGGTGAAAACAAGCTCGTACCGTACCTCAGAGCGCAAATGGCTAGAGATTGAGGGCGGGGTGGACTGGGGACAGCGGGGGCGCGATGCGGCGGTGGGGAAGGACGGGAACGGCGACGCGCGTGAGAGGCGGAGGGGTTGGGGGGCGCGGGATTgaggcggcgggcggtggcgctAGGCTACGGcgtgcggcgcggcggcgggagAGATTTCAAGGCGGGCTGGGTCGGGGGGGTAGGTCGCTGTGGGGAGGAGAGACGAAGGTATGAGAGCGTGGCGTGGCAGGAATACATAAACAGAAGTGGGATAATTTAGTTATGGCCTCTTTGTTCAACACCACACGGGTTAAGAGTTGGAGTAAATCCTGAGGTCAGTGATGGTGACCAAGTTTACATGTAATCATTGTCAGCGGTCTCGCTAGTCTTGTTCAGTTAATGAGATTGACCGGTAAAAAAAAAGGTTGCCACTAGTTTTAAGGGTGtgtatatttatttatttattttgagaGAGAAATTTTCAAAATAACCATCAATCATGACAGTACATAGAACACAAGAGGTAATAAAAATTACAATCAGGTCTATGAACAACCTAGCGaagactacaagcactgaagcgagccgaagttgtgccgccgtcatcgcccctctCTCGACAAAGCCGGGCAAACCTTATTGTAATAGACAGTCAGAAAGTCTTCATGGTAAGGCCTCAAAGGACCAGCGAACCAGAGCAGCAATCATCGTCAATAAAGAGAGTTGTAGGTCAGAAAGACCAAACCTGGAACCACACAAACGAAAACGAACAAAAACTAGATCCAAACAGATCCACCGAAGACCAACATCGATCGAATCCCACGAGATCCgacggagacacacctccacacatCCTCCGACGACGCTATTCGCACCATCAGGACGGGGATAGGACATAGGAGACATTATTCCTACCGAGGGACATCGCCACCACCACACAGCCTCAACCAAGACGTTGAACCTAACAAAAACTAGAACGGAGTTCCCCCCAGCGGCGGGGGGCCGAGAACCTCCACACATCCACGGCCCGATGGCCATTGGAGGTGGGACGGATCTGCGGCACCGCCGGCAGGAGAAGAAAGGAGACTTTTTTAGAAGCGCCACATGAAACAAATATTAAGATGGAGGAGAAAGAAATCAAAAGAAAAAGCTTGCCTCTCTTCTGCACACGGGTGGTGAGAGCTCAACTCAACGGGGTTGCCAACAGGAATGTCAACCGGGTCCGGTTTAAAGTCTACTTATAATATAATAGTTCAAAAAGGTTTTTTGTTTGTTTGAGAAAAATAAACTATCaagctagcaaaaactaactaaACGGGATTGCGGACGCCATTTATTTGTTACTTACATCCCTGGTTGCCAAGCTACTCAATGACACCCAGAGCAGGGGACGTCTTTGATATCCTTCGTGGCAGTGGTTGCCACATCCATGAAGGTCAAATACGTAAACTTGGTTCCAGAGGATGTCGTTTGACAAACGTTCCTCATAAAGAATACTGACTGGAGGCACCCGACCTGCTCGGAATTTTATTATATGCCCTTAGTCAAGCCATAAGCAATCCTCTTTCTAAAGAGGTTGATTTGGGTATTGATACGTTTATTTTGCATCACTATCTTCTACTATAGTTTATCTCGCTTCAGTGATATATTGCACAATAAGAtgcaattctaatgccttttctcccttAAAATGTAAAGTAAACACAAAGAGCAAAATTACCGAACAGCTGAAAATCTAGACCAAAAATACAAGAGAGGAAAAAGCAAATTTTGGAGCTCCAAATGCATCGGAGATATTACCGAATTCATTTCAAAAAAATATGAAGCCATGTGCTAGACGATAGGccagaggggacccaccagggcaCCACATGGCCACCCCATGCGGGTGGGCCCTGGGTCGCGCCATGTGGCCGCGTGGGCCCTTGGTGGCTCGCCTCCCGATGCCCTTTGGTCATAATTTACCACTTGCCCTagaaaaaatcatagaaaatactCAGAACTTCCCTCCGTCATCTACGAGGCGGAAGCCTACCGATCATGATCGATATGATGTCTTGTGAGTAGATCCATTAGTTATttaggacatgggagaagtcttgttgcTAGTAGTCATGTGAAGTTGATTATGGTTTAATGTTTTGATGATAAGTTGCGTCATTCTTCctttagtggtgttatgtgaacattgactacatgacacttcatcatctttgggcctaggggaagacATTGTGAAATTAGTTTATAGATGATGGGTTGTGGGAGTGATAGAAATATAAACCCAGTTTATGAATTGTTCCATGAGGGGTTGTTTCGTATCCTattgtttaatgctatggttagatttatttTTGAGTACTTCTATATtatatttgcggatgcttgcatgAAGAGTATAATCATAAGTAGTTTTTTTTAAGTAAGGACAGTACCTTAGCTCTGGTCCATCCACACAACACTTATCAAATCAATGACTGGTAACTTCATGAATCATGGTGAAAGTAACTTGACGAAATTCTTGTTAtggaacgttgcatggaaaacaaaaacaaaaattctatgcacaagcaagatctatccatgaagATGCATAACTACAAGAGGGGGAGAgcgtctacatacccttgtagatcgctaaacagaagcgtttatcaacgtggttgatgtagtcgtactcctTCACGATCTATTCCGATCAAGCACCGAGCGtgcggcacctccgcgttcagcatacgtttagctcgatgacgtcctcgccttcttgatccagcaagaggagcgaagtagtagatgagttttgGCAGCACGACGACGTGTTGACGGTGGTGGTGAACtagagggaggagattagaaccacactaggcttctaattatgaggattagaggCAGCTATGGCTAGCTCTAATTAGTCAACTAGGACCAACTAGAGGAGGCTCAAAAACTTGTGTTCTAGGAGCTAGCCCTGctcctctatttatatgttgagccccgGGGTCGTAACTTGGAGAGGAGCCTCCCCAAAGTCAGTTTGGAACGCAAAGACAAGTCcgtctcggactccagggctaaaCGCCATGGTTCCCGATGTTTACGTAGACGCCACGGACTCCGGCGTCTATCCCAGGGGTAGACGCCATGAACCCTTGCGTCTAGCCCCTGCCTTCCATACAACTCCTTTGCGTAATGACCTAAAGCCTCGTGGGCTTGACCCCTTGGCTCAaccatatcatcctatatatcaatctttacctccggaccattccggtgctcctcgtcatgtccgtgatctcatccgggactccgaacaacattcggtcaccaaaatacataactcatataatactatatcatcaatgaacgttaagtgtgcggaccctatgggttcgagaatggtgtagacatgaccgagatgattctccagttaataaccaatagtaggacctggatgcccatattgattcctacatattctatgaagatttttatcggtcgaatctttatgacaacatatgtagttccctttgtctgtcggcatgttacttgcccgagattctgtcgtcggtatctccatacctagttcaatctcgttaccggcaagtctctttactcattccgtaatacatcatcttacaactaactccttagtcactttacTTGCAAGCTTATTGTGATGTTATATTACCGAGAGAgccaagagatacctctctgtcatacggagtgacaaatcccaatctcgattcatgccaactcaacagacaccttcagagatacctgtagagcacctttatgatcacccagttacgaaatgacgtttgatagcacacaaggtattcctccggtatccgggagttgcatgatctcatggttgaaggaatatgtatttgacattaagaaaacAGTAGCAGTAAACCGAACtatcatatgctaagctaacatgTGGGTCTttcccatcacatcattctcctaatgatgtgatcccgttatcaaatgataactcatgtctatggtcaggaaaccttaaccatcttttgatcaacgagctagtctagtaaaGACTTACTAGGGACTTGGTTTgcttatgtattcacacatgtatttaagtttttgatcaacacaattatagcattaataataaacctttatcatgattaaggacatataataataaccactttattattgcctctagggcatatttccaacaattctCGTATGTCCTCAAGACCGTTTTAGCTATATAAGAAACACCACCGGCTTATCCTTAGCATACATAAGGATAGGGACACTTGTTGCACTCTTTTACCTTTGTTACTATTTTCCTTGTCACAATTTATCTTGCTATTAAACTATCTTTACGACATTTACAGTGAAACCTtcctgaaaaccacttgtcaatTCCTTTAGACcatcattgggtttgacactcttacttatcgaaagggcTATGATTgacccctatatttgtgggtcatCGGGTATCACAAAGTTTTTCCATGAACTTTCTTAACACCAACTTTTGTTAGTATGCTCTTTTGAGTCCGCCAAGATCTCACAACGAGTAATCAAATGTCGCCTCGAGTTCGGTGGCCAGTCAAAATCTTTCTGTCTGAGACACAGTTGGTTTCCACAACATGACCTGGAGGACTCGGGGGCTACTAACGAGGGAATGCCCACCAGGGAGGCCCTCAACGACATACTACCTAGGCCCAAGAAGATCACAGTCAATGGGAGGGCCTAGTAGTGGGTCATTTTCCAATCAATGGTCGGCCgctagtgaaggaaatatgccctagaggcaataataaagttgttatttatatttccttatatcatggtaaatgcttattattcatgctagaattgtattaactggaaacttagtacatgtgtgaatacatagacaaactaagtgtcactagtatgcctctacttgactagctcgtaaatcaaagatggttaagtttcctagccatgaacaaagagttgtcatttgatgaacaggatcacatcattagagaatgatgtgattgacttgacccatccgttagcttagcacgatgatcgtttagtttgttgctattgctttctccataacttatatatgttcctatgactatgagattatgcaactcccgaataccggaggaacacttagtgtgctatcaaacgtcacaacataactgggtgactataaagatgctctacaggtgtctccgatggtgttttttgagttggcatagatcgagattaggatttgtcactccgtgtatcggagaggtatctccgggccctctcggtaatgcacatcactataagccttgcaagcaatgtgactaatgagttagttacgtgatgttgcattacggaacgagtaaagagacttggtgataacgagattgaactaggtattgagatacagacaatcgaatctcgggcaagtaacataccgatgacaaagggaacaacgtatgttgttatgcggtttgaccgataaagatcttcatagaatatgtaggaaccaatatgagtatccaggttctgctattggttattcaccggtgataagtctcggtcatgtctacatagttctcgaacccgtagggtccgcacgcttaacgttcggtgatgatcagtattatgagtttatatattttgatgtaccgaaggtagtttggagtcccggatatgataacggacatgacgaggagtcccgaaatggttgagacataaagatcgaaatattggaaggttatgtttggacatcggaatgatTCCGGGTGAGTTCAGGcatttactggagtaccggggggttaccggaatcccccggggagtatatgttgaggaacgtagtaatttcaaaaaaattcctacgcacacgcaagatcatggtgatgcatagcaacgagaggggagagtgtgatctacgtacccttgtagatcgacaacggaagcgtttggttgatatagtcgtacgtctccacgacccgaccgatcaagcaccgaaactacggcacctccgagttctagcacacgttcagctcgatgacgatccccggactccgatccagcaaagtgttggggatgagttccgtcagcacgacggcgtggtgacgatcttgatgcactaccgtcgcagggcttcgcctaagcaccgttacaatattatcgaggactatggtggaagggggcaccgcacacagctaagaatatgatcacgtggatcaacttgtgtgtcaaggggtgccctctgcccccgtatataaaggatcaaggggaggaggccggccggccctctatggcgcgccaaggaggagtcctcctcctagtaggagtaggactcctactaggagggggaaagaagtggggagggagagggaaaggggggcgctgccccccctctcctagtccaattcggaccagggggaggaggcgtgcggcccacctttggctgcccctctctctctccactaaggcccatatgtcccattacttctcccggggggttccggtaaccctccggctctccggttttctccgaaatcacccggaacacttccggtgtccgaatatagccgtccaatatatcaatctttatgtctcgaccatttcaagactcctcgtcatgtccgtgatcacatccgggactccgaactaacttcggtacatcaaaactcataaactcataatataactgtcatcgaaaccttaagcgtgtggaccctacgggttcgagaataatgtagacatgaccgagacacgtctccggtcaataaccaaaagcggaacctggatgcttatattggctcctacatattctacgaagatctttatcggtcagaccgcataacaacatacgttgttccctttgtcatcggtatgttacttgcccgagattcgatcgtcggtatcccatacctagttcaatctcgttaccggcaagtctctttactcgttctgtaatacatcatctcacaactaactcattagttgcaatgcttgcaaggcttatgtgatgtgtattaccgagagggcccagagatacctctccgacaatcggagtgacaaatcctaatctcgaaatacgccaacccaacatgtacctttggagacacctgtagagctcctttataatcacccagttacgttgtgatgtttggtagcacacaaagtgttcctccggcaaacggtagttgcataatctcatagtcataggaacatgtataagtcatgaagaaagcaatagcaatatactaaacgatcgggtgctaagctaatggaatgggtcatgtcaatcacatcattctcctaatgatgtgatcccgttaatcaaataacaactcttttgtttatggttaggaaacataaccatcttcgattaacgagctagtcaagtagaggcatactagtgacactttgtttgtctatgtattcacacaagtattatatttccggttaatacaattctagcatgaataataaacatttatcatgatataaggaaataaataattactttattattgcctctagggcatatttccttcagtctcccacttgcactagagtcaataatctagttcacatcgccatgtgatttaacagcaatagttcacatcaccatgtgattaacacccatagttcacatcgatatgtgatcaacacccaaagggtttactagagtcagtaatctagttcacatcgctatgtgattaacacccaaagagtactaaggtgtgatcatgttttgcttgtgagataattttagtcaacaggtctgtcacattcagatccgtaagtattttgcgaattactatgtcaacaatgctctgcacggagctactctagcttattgctcccactttcaatatgtatctagatcgagacttagagtcatccagatctgtgtcaaaacttgcatcgacgtaaccttttacgacgaacctttttgtcacctccataattgagaaatatttccttattccactaaggataattttgaccgctgtccggtgatctactcttagatcactattgtactcccttgcttaacacagtgtagggtatacaatagatctggtacacaacatggcatactttatagaacctatggctgaggcatagggaatgactttcattctatttctatcttctgtcgtggtcgggctttgagtcttactcaatttcacaccttgcaacacaggcaagaactctttctttgactgttccattttgaactacttcaaaattttgtcaaggtatgtactcattgaaaaaacttatcaagcgtcttgatctatctctatagatcttgaggctcaatatgtaagcagctttaccgaggtctttctttgaaaaactcctttcaaatattcctttatgctttctagaaaattatacattatttccgatcaacaatatgttgttcacatatactttatcggaaatgttgtagtgctcccactcactttcttgtaaatacaggcttcaccgtaagtctgtataaaacttatatgctttgatcaacttatcaaagcgtatattccaactccgagatgcttgcaccagtccatagatggatcgttggagcttgcatattttgttaacacctttaggattgacaaaaccttctggttgcatcatatacaactcttctttaagaaatccattaaggaatgcagttttgtttatccatttgccagatttcataaaatgcggcaattgctaacatgattcggacagacttaagcatatatacgagtgagaaaatctcatcgtagtcaacaccttgaacttgtcgaaaaccttttgcgacaattctagctttgtagatagtaacactactatcagcgtccatcttcctcttgaagatccatttattttctatggcttgccgatcatcgggcaaatccatcaaagtccatactttgttctcatacatggatcatatctcagattttatggcctcaaaccatttcgcagaatctgggctcatcatcgcttcctcatagttcgcaagttcgtcatggtctagtaacatgacttccagaacaggattactgtaccactctggtgcggatctcactctggtttacctacgagattcggtagtaactcgatctgaagttacatgatcatcatcattagcttcctcactaattggtgtagtagtcacaggaatagatttctgtgatgaactactttccaataagggagcaggtacagttacctcatcaagttctactttcctcccactcacttctttcgagagaaactccttctctagaaaaactccgaatttagcaacaaaagtcttgccttcggatttgtgatagaaggtgtacccaacagtctcctttgggtatcctatga from Triticum urartu cultivar G1812 chromosome 3, Tu2.1, whole genome shotgun sequence encodes:
- the LOC125545130 gene encoding ABSCISIC ACID-INSENSITIVE 5-like protein 2, which codes for MGSRKMASQPGRGTGGGGDAGTSQRGQVQSLARQGSLYSLTLDEVQNHLGEPLQSMNLDELLRTVFPDDMEPDGATTSQYVPSSSLLRQGSITMPTELSKKTVDEVWKGIQDAPKRSVQGSGRRKRERQPTLGEMTLEDFLVQAGVVSQGFLKDTSDAGNLGLVGREATAAGAADLTSGAQWLGHYQQQIAAAAIDTHQHGQQIVPAAYMPIQFVPQPLNVVGPGATLGSAYSDGQSTSPMISPISDSQTPGRKRGVSGDVPNKFVERRQKRMIKNRESAARSRARKQAYTNELENKVSRLEEENERLKKQKELNMMLCSVPLPEPKYQLRRTCSAAF